A stretch of DNA from Hirundo rustica isolate bHirRus1 chromosome 1, bHirRus1.pri.v3, whole genome shotgun sequence:
ataaaatgtttttactaTTTTGGTGTATTCAGTCTGTATGTTGCTTACTTTGTAGTGATGTCAAGTTATTGAAATAGTTATCCAGACtgaaaatctttaattttttagtgGGTTCTTGATTGCTTAACTAATACCAGCCACCCGTGTAAGTTTGTGCGTTTAATTAAAAGTTGTGTTTCCAAACTTGTTTTACTATAACTAACCAGTCATACTTGTAGAAAGTATTACGTACTGTATTAAATATCAAATGACTTTGAAATCTTTGTTAAATTCAGTGCTTTCTGATTTATTTGAGCCACTGGAGATAATACTGTAGTTCAGGAGTTGCTCATTTTGTCAGACTAACACTTTATAGATAACACTTATTATGGATAGTCTGCTGAAagttaaaactttaaaaacgTAATCCAAGATTGAACCTATACCATTTCCAGTCTTAATTCTGTGTTCTGACTGCAAACATATATGGGTGTATTGTGACCTACAAAAATCAAGTTTACCGTAGAGTTTGCTGCCAGaattaatattatatatttataggAATGCTGTTTTCTTGCTTACTGTCCTCTTGCAAAAGCCATGGAAGTCTTTTAACAACATTcagatattttggaaaaatcttATCATTCTGACTGCATCCCCAAATGACAACAGTTTTGGCTTTCCTGCATTTGGGGATGCAGTCAGAATTATAAGAGGCTTtattgttttttgtctgtctattaaagattttctttattttaaattttggcAGTTATTGCTGACAGCTTGCTGAACCCTAAGGAAGttaatgttttaatatttgGTAGGACATTAGACATTATGACCAGGGTGTCAGGAGTTACATGCAGTCTGGTAACCATGAACTAATCTTTATCCACTGAAATGTAACACATTTCCTGGTATTTCTAAAGCAAACAGGCAACTTTCAAAATCAGTTCTTAATTTCTCTTGCTGGTATGTTGCTCTTCTCTGTACTAAGAAGTGTCAAAGAACTCTTCCTCTTGAAGAGGTGTTTGTTGGCTTAAGTAAATAAGGCACATATGCCAGATGTTCTGGATTTGAGGTGGCTTCTTGTCAGCTAAGCTTACTATTCTGCAAGTTGTTGACTGGACTTAAAAATGCCATGCGGCAGAAAATTTCTTCCAAGTTAACTTGCTGCGTTTCCAGAAAGATGCTTTTCATCATGAAGGTTTATTTTCAGCCAGATGTTTGCAGCCTTCATTGTTAGGTTTGTGCACACATACTATGCACAGCTTTAATTTACGTCAtccttgtggggaaaaaaagatgttaAGGCTAGAACACTAAAGCTGAGGAGCGTGTTTTAGTCACAAAATACACCTGAGTGTATGTTGAAAGACTTGTAATGCTCtttgctgtgccctgcagttGGTTAAATGTAGTTAGTTTTGTACAGGAACACAAATCACTAGGTGGCGATATAGTATGGACACAAACAgcattattaaaatacaaactaATTCTCAATAAATATGTTAGTGATCATCAGTCACTTCTAGTTTGGGCACAGCGGTTAAATCATGTGGATGTCAGGTTTCTGTATCTCCTTTATGCCGTGTGTAAATTCAGTAAGGCTCTTGTTAGAGTTGAGATTtttgaataaataattcattattaaaaagaagtaaaaggaATTCTCTGCTTAGAGGCACCTTCATGTTTCGAGGCTGGGTGTTGTTTCTTGCAGATATAAAATAGTGATGTGGTTATGTTGTTTAACTCAAGACTGTAACAGTGTGTCTTCTCCAcgcattaaaattaaataaaaattaaaataatctgtattGGACTAAGTTCTGTGCTTAGTGTTGAGAAGTAAGTGGTGTGTATTGGTATTTCAAAGGTCCTGTAGCAGCTAacaaaaactattaaaattcaaaagcaaattCTTAAAAATCCTCTCAAGTCCATAATTAGCTGTTAAAATTAACCATTGTGGATTTGTTGGAGTTGGGGTTTTTAGGTTACTTTTGCATTAATATAATTCTCGAAGGAGTACGCTGTGTTCATTTGAAAAACTTGCTTTGATGGTTTGAGTTTGTCAAAGGCCCTTGTATTGATTCTGAGAGTGGAGAAGCTGGGGCTGGAACACCCAGAGCGCGTGCAGGGGCTGCGGGCGGCTCTGAAGGCGCGGGCGTGAGCGCAGACCCTTGTGTGTATCACTTAAGCGAGCTGCTATTGTGAGGGGGAGTGGGGAGGAAGGTTGTAATTAGGTATCCATGTAGGCTGAACCCGCCATTTTACTAAGCTCTGCTGAAGTAGGTCCTTGTAAGGGAGatggcaggaggctgggagagcaTGAAATGGCAGCCGACGAGCAGTAATCCGGCCATATGCACCCTACAGGAAGCCACTGTTTTGCACAGCCTTTGAATCCGCCCGTCCCCTCTGGGTCAGAGACGGCGGTAGGAAAGATgcagatttcagaaaaaaaaagctgttttggcTTGCAGTTTACCTTTCAGATGAGTAGAAGATAAAGTCTAGGGAGAGTGGCTGTGTTAGTGGTTAGCCTGTGCTCCCTTAAGAAGGGATTGAGAGTCGCATTTAGTTCGGCACCCCAGTGCAATCCTGTAACACCACCGGCAGGCATGGGGACAAGAGATGAGCCGGTCGCCACAGTGGGGCACTAGTAACCAGTTTAAACAAGACAAGTTCCAGGCTTGTTTTTCTGGTGGAAAATAATGCGTTTGTACATAGCCTTCCGTAGTTAGCAGTGGGTTGCAGATTTCACATCCCTGTTCCTTATCTCTCCTGCAGGCAATGGAGCATGCAAATGGAATGGAGCTGGATGGCAGGAGGATTCGAGTGGACTATTCGATCACCAAGAGAGCACATACACCCACCCCAGGCATCTACATGGGCAGGCCAACACAGTAAGTTCAGTGGATTTAAACTGATTGCTGGATTCTGGTTGAAGATATTACTACTATAAAGAATGCAGTACTGTGGTTCACATACCCTTAAATCCTGCTGTAGTTTATTGTATGTTTACTTATAAGAATCTTGAAGgacctgtttttaaaaaataatatccaGCATGATCAATTAATATATCCTTAGCCTGCTGAAATACTAAGGTGCCCATTAGCCTTTGATTTTGATGGGAATTAGAGTCAAATCGCTCGTTTTTCTGGGAGTTTTTGAaggtgtttttatttaaatattttctctgtagaTTTTTGTGGCTTAGTCTTAATTATCTGATTTACTACAAGAtcacttaaataaataaaagttattttatgtcttttttaatCTAAGAATTCAACTCAAGGTGAAGAGTGGATATATgaagggggttttgtttttgttttttcttttcccctaaTAGCAGTGGAGGAGGTGGTGGCGGTGGAGCAGGTCGTCGTCGGGACTCATATTATGATAGGGGGTATGACAGAGGATATGACAGATACGAAGAATACGACTACAGATACAGGTACctaatctttattttctttctgcaacaGTGGATTTGTTGATTTGTTGAAAAGTTAGACAACAAAACACATTATTCCGTTTGTAGCAGTATTCTGCATTCATGCCCGTTATGTGCGAGAGCCTCATTCCCTTAGGTTTTGTGGGTTTAAAGTAGTCAGAATCTTTAGTGTTGGTGTAATTTGGTTTTTCTGTTGGGTAAGGGGTTAATTTTGCTGTGTGAAGGAGGTGTAGAGCATGTACCCCAGGAATCAAGTGGACAGATAAAAAGGGAACTCGTTTTTCTATGCTGTATATAGAACCAGGGACAGCTGATACACACTGCCGTTTAAAAAGGGATTATTTGTAGATGGGATTTTTAATGCTTGACATTTCATAACCATCTAGCTGTTTTGAAAGTTATCTGGTTTCAGAGAATGTTGTTCAACAAGAATTGTAGGCATCTGGAAAAGCACTTCATATGTTTGTAAGGCTAGTGAGAGTTTATTAAATTCTTTGTTTGGGAATATATTAGAGTTTAAACACATCAAATagagaaatataaaagcatTTGTTAAATAACCATAAGCCACAGCCAACTAAAGCCGAAATCATTCATGCAGGCCAAGTCTTTCAGTGCTAAGGAAGTGGTTCTGTTCTGTAGAAGTGATGTGAATAGGGCTTCTTTCATAATGCATGTtgttagatttcttttttaatttcctttaaaggAGACGATCACCATCGCCTTATTATAGTCGATACCGATCGCGATCAAGATCCCGTTCCTATAGTCCAAGTAAGTAAATGCAAGTGAATAAACAGAATCTGGCTGACATAAACATTGTTACATGAATTGGTCAATGGGAATTCTGAATGTGAAAGCAAAAGAAGCTGGGCACAGTCAAGCTGAGATAATGTGTACACTTAGTTTATGATTGTGTAATTACTAATTGTGtcatcttttgttttttccagggCGTTATTGAAGATCGGAAGAGTTACAGTTGAGgacttgatttttaaatacaaagttCAGATCTTTAGCATCCCTACTGCTTTCCCTTCCATCTTCCCTTTCTTGTCCTTCTTCCAGCTCGTTCACAAGTCTTTGGTTCATTTAGAATATACATATTTTCAGTTGAAGTATTCCTATTTTCCATCCCTTCTTATTGTAATACTCTTAAATATTGTAATTGTTGTAGTTTTTGTGTAGTAAAACATCCTGAGCAAAATGAAATAGAGAACCCCAAAGTGCTGATACATTTTGGAAGTCAttcctattttgtttttaaaacagttgGACTCCTGACTAATCAGAAGAGAgcattgatatttttaaagcttgcaTGTCATAGTAGTATACACACTCGGATACTTTAACATAAACCTGCATTTCCAAGTAACTTGTTAATCTTTCTGTTAAAATGTTTACCTATTACTTTGATAAACAAGTAATGACTTTGAGCCTTTTCTGTAATGATAAATTTGCTTAGATAGTCATGAaccagaggattttttttttttttttttaaattttttttttggtcaagtAGTTGCTTTGAGAGTAGACTATTTGAGCTAGATCAGAATTTGATATTTGACTGCCTGGGAGAATAGATCCTTGTACACTCAAAATTAAGGCTGTGTGTTTTGTAGAAAAAAGTTTCTGGATTGCTACACAGTGGATAGCagttgaaattaaaattgttaAATTCCTGGGGTCTTTGTGGTACTTGGTTGAATATTTTCCCATAATTGgtgcaggagaaaaaatatttattgaacaTAGCAATTAGTTATATAATTTGCTgttcatgaaagaaaaatatgccaACTTTTTGGTATTGAAATAATGATGGAGCAAGTTTTGTTTCCAGTCCTTTTTGAACTTTTGGAAGTATGGATGGAAAAACCTACAGCTACAtgtaaaccttttttttccctcaataaAAGTTAAGTCCACTGAGATATGGTGGTCTCTTGTCTTTCATTCTGTATTTTGTGTCACTTTGGAAGATAGGTTAAACTATACTTGATGCTGGTGTGTGGATGATAAAGTCAGCTTTTACTTGTCTTTTCAGGAGCCTTGTCTTCCCTGAGAATCAGTATGTGGTTATATGGGATTGCTAAGCAGTGTGGGTAGTCCAGTTTTCTCTTGTGACTTGCTGGAGTTGGGGTGAGTGGTTGAATGAGAGAAACACTATTGATTGTTTGGCTTTCTGGCAAGTGGCTGGTTGAATGTTGATGTTGCCTCAGCAAAAGGAATATGACCACAAAGCCCTTGCAGCAAATTTTCATCCTGATTGTCAGGGAAGGCCACCAAAAGAGTTTGTTATGATTTTAAGAGGGTAAGTGTATGAAATGTAATTGCATTAGCTATTTCTGAGTGTTGGTGCCAGGAACTATTAACAAGTAGTTAAAAGAAACACCAGCACGCATCTTAAAATCTGATAGAATTTGCCAGGAGGAACTGGTGATAAAACAAGTTACCACTCAATGCCTTTGAATCCATGATGTCTTAACCATAAATTGCAGTTGGAAATTCTTAGTGAATTGAAAGCAGAGTGGCTGAAGCACTGAGGTTAAACCTTTCAACTCTGGTGGATTTGCCCATATTTACTGGTAATCCAGGCAAATTAGGAAGTGTTAAGAAAAATTTTCTGTCTAAAGTCTCAATCTCACAAGATAAAGAATTGGtatatttaattttggttttgttctttcaaaACATGGTTAGCCAGTGTCACAACCAGGCagaagaagggctggaaggaggatccagggaaaCTACAGGCCTGTTGACCTGACCTTGCTGCCCAGGATGGTTATGGAGCAGATTTCTTGAGTGCCATCACACATCCAGGACAACCAAGGGATCAGGCCCTGCCAGCGTGGGTTTAGGGAAGGGTGATCCTGCCTGACCAATCTGATCTCCTCCCGTGACCTGGTGACTCTGCTCAGTGGAAGAGGGAAAGGCTGCGGATCTTGATTACCTGGACTGCATCAAGGCCTTTGATAGATACTGTCTCCCATGGCATTCTCCTGGAAAGGCTGGTAGTCCCATGGTTTGGACTGATGCACCCTTCACTGAGTAAAAACAGTCTGGCCCTGAAGGGTGGGGAGGAAtggtgccacatccagctgtTAGCTGGTCACAAGgggttccccagggctcagcgCTGGGACCAGTCCTTTCCATATCTTAATCAGTGAACTGGACAAggggattgagtgcaccctcagcgAGCTTGCAGATGATGGCAAGGTGAGTGGGAGTGCTGATCCACAggagggtaggaaggctctACAGGGGGATCTGGACAGGTTGGATTAATGGGCTGAGGTTCACTGAGGTGAAGTGtcaagtcctgcactttggtcACAGCAAATCCAgacagtgctacaggctgggggcagagtggctgaaAAGCTGCCTGGCAGAAAACGACCCAGGGCTGCTGGTCCACAAGttggctgaacatgagccaggagTGagccaggtggccaagaaggccaatggcagcTGGGCTTGGATCAAGGATAGTGTGGCCAGCAAGATTAGTGGTtgttcccctgtactcagcGCTGGTGAGGCCATGCCTTGAATcttgtgtccagttttgggctccTGAGCTCAAGAAAGAGTTAAATGTTGGAATGGattccctgcccagggaggtggtagagtcaccatccctgaaggtgtCGTGTTCCAATGTGGCGCTTAGTGCCAAGGTGCTGATTGGttaaaggttggacttgatctcagaggtctcttccagcctgaaTCATTCTGTGTGAGTTATGGAAAGCAGTGCGCAGAAACTTCGAGGCAGCCAGATGCAAAAGCATGGGGAGTAGCTACAGTGCAGGTTGAGGGAGGCATTCGGACTCAGGGAATTACAGTAACAGGGAGTGAGAGAGAGGTGGCTACTTACTGCGATTTATGGTATTTGTGGCCTGTAATTGTCAAGGCTTGAGAAGTTGCATTTGCCAGCTAGGGAGCAGTTGAGCAAATATGTTGCCTGGGAGCTGAAGGAGTGTTGCGATACCTAGCTTGGAGAGTGTTGCTTCCAACAGATAGATCTGTCAACCTAAACATCCTGCTTAGCGCAAGTCCATAGAAAGTTACCGGTGGTAGCAGCATTGTATCACATGGTTCATTTTGTGCTTCACGTTTGGTGATGTAAGGCAGTCCACTTGATGAGCAGGTGAAAGTGGTAATTCTAACTGTCCTGAACATACTTATAGATGTCTGAAATGTATGCATAATTGCTGGACTTAATTGGCCATCCCTAAGACTGGCAGTCCTGAAAAGGAAAGGGTAATTTGCAGCTGTTTCCTCATttgtgggtggggttttttgaactGAGATCACTTGGGTAGAGTTCTTGGGTTAgcaggtttgtttggttttttttttagcttttgtgGCTTGCATTCTCCCCAGGAATAGGAATCTCATCTCTGCTTTGTTGTGAATGGATTCAGGAACACTGTTTCTTTAAGCTCCAGGTTCTGTATATGAAATTAATtagctgaagtaatttttacaCTACTTCTGCAAGCCCAGCTACTGAAACATACTTACTGTTCTTTAGACATTTTTGTGCTTTCAGTCTTAGGTGAATCATTAAGTGTAGCCAGAACTCTGAACAAATACTACACTTTTGCAACAAAGTGAAAACAAGTCaacctaacaaaaaaaaaacaaaaaacaaaaaacaaaaaaaaaaaaaaaaaaaaaaaaaaaaccaaaacaaaacaaaaaaaccccaccaccttGATATTACTCTGTTAGTACTGTCCACTTTTCTAATACACAAGAAGATGAAGTTCGGAATGAACTGGAGGGAATATTTAGATACTGACTTTAGACAAACCTGACGTTTATCTAGGTTTATGTACAGCCTCAATTCTAGGCATAGCAATGAATGCAAGATAGAGAATGCAAGATAACACTTGCTCTCAAATATGCCATGTTCCCAAATGCTTCCAAGAAGTGGCCACAAGAAGTTCACAACAGCTGCTACCCAGGCTAGTCTGGGGCTGTGTATGTAATGGAAAATTTGCACCCCATGACAACAGTTAAGAGACATACCGGTTTACATGTGGAGACAGAATACCTTCCAAGAGGGGGTGTGTGCATAAAGACAATGTACATGAGATGAAGTTTATTAAGACTTGTTTAGTCATTTGTCCTATGTAACTATACTTCAAATCTGTAGTGACATTAAGACTGGGTATTGCAGTACTCAACAAAGCATTTGACTGGTGCTGCACGATGTGGAAATGGTGAGGCCCAGGCAGCTAGAGCATGCTTTTTGGGAAAGCACCTTCTGCTGTGTGGCTTCACAAAGTAACAACAGGTCAGGCAGACTTAACACCGCTGCCACCCTTTTCTATCAGTCTTACTTAGCTGCTGCAGCACCCTAGAACTAATGTGAATaaccagagaagaaaaacaatctgAGATAAaaattttctgttgctttcaacaaaagcaaatttttttttggctgggCAAATGATGTGAATGGATTTCCCTCATTCTCACAGTCACCGCCCTTGCCATTTAAACAACAGTATAAAGGAGAACACAAAATGCACTTAAACCACCTCACCTGCAGTACCTGTAGATAATTTCTTGCTTGCTGACATTTTACTTCTGCATAAAATCTTTCAAGTAGCACTGCATCTGTACATGGACAGGTAGGGACTGTTAGGTTAGCTGAGGAATGTTTTTCGTGTATTTCATAGCCTTGTATTTGTAAATACAACACTTCGATCAAGTAAAGGTAGAAAAGAGTTTGCCTTAAGTAGGTCAGTATGTCCAGAGAGCACAAAAAAATAACCATCATCATACTGTCTCAGTTTGAGGTAACTTGTTATTTAACTGGAACAAATAAACCCTAATACTTTTCCTTCTATTGCTTTAGATACAGAAGTTGAAATGTTCATTAAAACTGGCAGATACACTAATGGCCGTGGAAAGGCTACAAGCCACTTTGGCGGGTCTGTTGCTGAATTTCATGAGGAAGTGAGAGACCATCTTACAAATAATGGTTTCTTAACCTTTGTGGTAGCAACTGAGGCTACATTTTTGATATCTAACAGCAGATCTCTTTCACATTCAAGTAGCAACTAAATTGTTTCGGCAAAACATGAATGAAGATCTTTGTCAACAAAGGTCTGCAAACCTTTCCTTAAGTCAGTTCTTAACAAGCAGCTATGGTGCAAATAATTGTCCCACTGTGCAAAAGGCTAGTGGTGCTTTCTGtgtaagattattttttaagcttaaaacATAGTTGTTTCTGTATACCccccc
This window harbors:
- the TRA2A gene encoding transformer-2 protein homolog alpha isoform X6, encoding MSNRRRHTGSRANPDPNTCLGVFGLSLYTTERDLREVFSRYGPLTGVNVVYDQRTGRSRGFAFVYFERIDDSKEAMEHANGMELDGRRIRVDYSITKRAHTPTPGIYMGRPTHSGGGGGGGAGRRRDSYYDRGYDRGYDRYEEYDYRYRRRSPSPYYSRYRSRSRSRSYSPRRY